In a single window of the Serratia quinivorans genome:
- the tdh_1 gene encoding L-threonine 3-dehydrogenase — protein sequence MKALSKLKAEEGIWMTDVPQPELGHNDIMIKIRKTAICGTDVHIYNWDEWSQKTIPVPMVVGHEYVGEVVAIGQEVKGFTVGDRVSGEGHITCGHCRNCRGGRTHLCRNTTGVGVNRPGSFAEYLVIPAFNAFKIPDNISDELASIFDPFGNAVHTALSFDLVGEDVLVSGAGPIGIMAAAVCKHVGARHVVITDVNEYRLDLARKMGVTRAVNVSKENLNDVMAELGMTEGFDVGLEMSGAPPAFRTLLNAMNHGGRIAMLGIPPSDMSIDWNQVIFKGLFIKGIYGREMFETWYKMAALIQSGLDLTPIITHRFTIDQFQQGFDAMRSGQSGKVILSWD from the coding sequence ATGAAAGCATTGTCAAAACTGAAAGCGGAAGAAGGGATTTGGATGACCGATGTGCCTCAGCCGGAACTGGGCCATAACGACATCATGATTAAAATCCGTAAAACTGCGATCTGCGGTACCGATGTTCATATTTATAACTGGGATGAATGGTCACAGAAAACCATCCCGGTCCCTATGGTGGTCGGCCACGAATATGTGGGTGAAGTGGTCGCCATCGGCCAGGAAGTCAAAGGCTTCACCGTCGGTGACCGCGTTTCCGGCGAAGGCCATATCACCTGTGGCCATTGCCGTAACTGCCGTGGTGGCCGTACGCACCTGTGTCGCAACACCACCGGCGTGGGCGTGAACCGTCCAGGCTCATTTGCTGAATATCTGGTGATCCCGGCGTTTAACGCCTTCAAAATCCCGGACAATATTTCCGATGAGCTGGCGTCTATCTTCGACCCGTTCGGCAATGCGGTTCACACCGCGCTGTCGTTTGATCTGGTTGGCGAAGACGTGCTGGTTTCCGGTGCCGGGCCGATCGGCATCATGGCGGCGGCGGTGTGCAAGCACGTTGGCGCCCGCCATGTGGTGATCACCGACGTTAACGAATACCGCCTGGATCTGGCGCGCAAAATGGGCGTGACCCGTGCGGTGAACGTCAGCAAAGAAAACCTGAACGACGTGATGGCCGAGCTGGGCATGACTGAGGGCTTTGACGTTGGGTTGGAAATGTCCGGTGCGCCACCGGCGTTCCGTACCTTGCTCAATGCGATGAACCACGGCGGGCGTATTGCCATGCTGGGTATTCCACCGTCGGATATGTCGATCGACTGGAATCAGGTGATCTTCAAGGGGCTGTTTATCAAAGGGATTTACGGCCGTGAAATGTTTGAGACCTGGTACAAGATGGCAGCGCTGATTCAGTCTGGCCTGGATCTGACACCTATCATCACTCACCGTTTCACAATCGACCAGTTCCAACAAGGCTTTGACGCCATGCGCTCCGGCCAGTCCGGCAAAGTGATACTGAGCTGGGATTAG
- the kbl_1 gene encoding 2-amino-3-ketobutyrate coenzyme A ligase — MSASFYQQLEQQLETTRSEGLFKEERIITSAQQADIAVADGRHVINFCANNYLGLANHPAMIAAAKAGMDSHGFGMASVRFICGTQDSHKQLEQKLADFLGMEDAILYSSCFDANGGLFETLLGPEDAIISDALNHASIIDGVRLCKAKRYRYANNDMTELAAQLEQAKADGARHIIIATDGVFSMDGVIANLKGVCDLADQYQALVMVDDSHAVGFVGANGRGTHEYCEVMGRVDIITGTLGKALGGASGGYTAAKKEVVEWLRQRSRPYLFSNSLAPAIVAASIKVLELLEQGDALRDRLWANASLFREKMTAAGFTLAGADHAIIPVMLGEAKLAQEFANALLKEGIYVTGFFYPVVPKGQARIRTQMSADHTPEQIERAIAAFIRIGKDLGVIA; from the coding sequence ATGTCCGCGTCTTTTTATCAGCAGTTGGAACAACAACTTGAGACCACCCGCAGCGAAGGTTTGTTCAAAGAAGAACGCATTATTACCAGCGCTCAGCAGGCGGATATTGCCGTTGCTGACGGCCGCCATGTGATCAACTTCTGCGCCAACAACTATCTTGGCCTGGCCAACCACCCGGCAATGATTGCGGCAGCCAAGGCCGGTATGGACAGCCACGGTTTCGGCATGGCGTCGGTACGCTTTATCTGCGGCACCCAGGACAGCCATAAACAGCTGGAGCAAAAGCTGGCCGATTTTCTCGGTATGGAAGACGCCATTTTGTACTCCTCCTGCTTTGATGCCAACGGCGGGCTGTTCGAAACCCTGTTGGGCCCGGAAGACGCGATTATCTCCGATGCGTTAAACCATGCGTCGATCATTGACGGCGTTCGCCTGTGCAAGGCGAAGCGCTACCGTTACGCCAACAACGACATGACCGAACTGGCTGCGCAGCTTGAGCAGGCGAAAGCCGACGGCGCACGCCACATTATCATCGCCACCGACGGCGTGTTCTCAATGGACGGTGTGATCGCCAACCTGAAAGGGGTGTGTGACCTGGCAGACCAATATCAGGCGCTGGTGATGGTCGATGACTCCCACGCGGTCGGTTTTGTCGGGGCCAACGGGCGCGGCACCCACGAATATTGTGAAGTCATGGGTCGCGTCGACATCATTACCGGCACCCTGGGCAAGGCATTGGGCGGCGCTTCCGGCGGATATACCGCAGCGAAAAAGGAAGTGGTGGAGTGGCTGCGTCAGCGTTCGCGCCCATATCTGTTCTCCAACTCGTTGGCACCGGCGATTGTCGCCGCTTCGATTAAAGTCCTGGAACTGCTGGAGCAGGGTGACGCGTTGCGCGACCGCCTGTGGGCCAATGCCAGCCTGTTCCGTGAAAAAATGACCGCGGCGGGCTTTACGCTGGCCGGGGCCGATCACGCCATCATCCCGGTGATGTTGGGTGAAGCAAAACTGGCGCAGGAATTTGCCAATGCGTTGCTCAAGGAAGGCATTTATGTAACGGGTTTCTTCTATCCGGTGGTGCCGAAAGGCCAGGCGCGCATCCGTACCCAGATGTCCGCCGATCATACCCCGGAGCAAATTGAACGTGCGATTGCGGCGTTCATTCGTATCGGTAAAGATCTTGGCGTTATTGCATAA
- the adiA gene encoding Biodegradative arginine decarboxylase, which yields MKALLVESEFTTPGGYPTAAIGRLIEQLNGRDVEVMRATSLQDGESIIDANEPIDCLLLARSMPDKKAADPAQKLLDKLHERQENAPVFLLSDRGTVTKELSLDMMEQISEFAWILEDSADFIAGRIMAAIRRYRQQLLPPLMSAIMKYNQTHEYSWAVPGHQGGVGFTKTPAGRVFHDFYGENLFRTDSGIERTALGSLLDHTGSFKDSETNIARVFGAEKSYSGVVGTSGSNRSVMQACLTEDRGAVVDRNCHKSIEQGLILTGATPTYMIPSRNPYGIIGPVPKSEMLPDTIKTKMDENPLGITSIDYFVLTNCTYDGICYNAAEVVNVIEGKGTFIPVVHFDEAWYGYARFNPMYNNYFAMRGDPKDHTSDLSTVVATQSSHKMLNALSPASYIHIRNGKKPLDFPRFNQAYMMHTTTSPSYIIAASNDIAANMMDGESGQSLTQEAINEAVDFRQALARLHTEFKAKEEWFFKPWNIEKGRKPGEEKDVPFQDIPAEALATDQSYWVMKPEDKWHGFKNLDADWAMIDPVKVSILAPGIKVDGTLEDTGVPAALVNAWLARNGIVPTRTTDFQLMFLFSMGVTKGKWGTLLEALLSFKRHYDANTPLSEVLPDLAAKYSAEYGALGLKDLGDKMFAFLKQDDLGKLLNQAYDALPTPVLTPRAAYQKLVRYDVEPVSLKDLHGRIAANAVLPYPPGIPMLMSGEKFGERVGDKESAQIAYLLALQKWDDTFAGFEHETAGITITDKGEYQVLCIKS from the coding sequence ATGAAAGCATTACTGGTAGAAAGCGAGTTTACAACACCGGGCGGTTACCCCACCGCCGCCATTGGACGCCTGATTGAGCAGTTGAATGGCCGTGATGTTGAAGTCATGCGCGCCACTTCTTTGCAGGACGGTGAGTCCATTATTGACGCTAACGAACCCATTGATTGTCTGCTGCTGGCCCGCAGCATGCCCGATAAGAAAGCAGCCGATCCCGCACAGAAATTATTGGATAAACTGCATGAGCGCCAAGAAAATGCACCAGTGTTTCTGCTGAGCGACCGCGGCACCGTCACCAAAGAACTCAGCCTCGACATGATGGAACAAATCAGTGAGTTCGCCTGGATCCTGGAAGACTCGGCTGATTTTATCGCCGGGCGCATTATGGCCGCCATTAGACGCTATCGGCAGCAGCTGCTGCCGCCGCTGATGTCGGCCATAATGAAATACAACCAGACCCATGAATATTCCTGGGCGGTGCCAGGGCACCAGGGCGGGGTCGGCTTTACCAAAACGCCGGCCGGCCGCGTATTTCACGATTTCTATGGCGAGAACCTGTTTCGTACCGATTCAGGCATCGAGCGAACCGCGCTGGGCTCATTGCTGGATCACACCGGCTCTTTCAAAGACAGCGAAACAAATATTGCCCGCGTGTTTGGCGCTGAAAAATCCTATTCCGGCGTGGTGGGTACCTCTGGCTCCAATCGCAGCGTGATGCAGGCCTGCTTAACCGAAGATCGTGGGGCGGTGGTTGACCGCAACTGCCATAAATCGATCGAGCAGGGGCTGATCCTCACCGGTGCTACACCGACCTACATGATCCCCAGCCGCAACCCTTATGGGATTATCGGCCCGGTGCCAAAATCAGAGATGCTCCCTGATACCATAAAGACTAAAATGGATGAAAATCCACTTGGCATCACATCAATAGATTACTTTGTGTTAACCAACTGCACTTATGACGGTATTTGCTATAACGCGGCAGAGGTAGTAAACGTTATCGAGGGTAAGGGGACTTTTATCCCAGTAGTTCACTTCGATGAAGCCTGGTACGGCTATGCACGCTTTAACCCGATGTATAACAACTACTTTGCTATGCGCGGCGACCCAAAAGATCATACCTCGGATTTATCAACGGTCGTCGCTACCCAGTCCAGCCATAAAATGCTCAATGCGCTGTCACCCGCCTCATATATCCATATCCGTAACGGTAAGAAACCCTTAGATTTCCCACGCTTTAACCAAGCCTATATGATGCACACCACCACCTCACCGTCTTATATCATTGCCGCGTCTAACGACATTGCCGCAAATATGATGGATGGCGAATCAGGCCAATCGCTGACCCAAGAGGCCATCAATGAAGCAGTGGACTTCCGTCAGGCATTAGCCCGTCTGCATACTGAATTCAAGGCGAAGGAAGAGTGGTTCTTTAAACCCTGGAATATCGAAAAAGGTCGCAAACCCGGGGAAGAAAAAGACGTCCCATTCCAAGATATCCCCGCAGAGGCTCTGGCTACCGATCAAAGCTACTGGGTGATGAAGCCAGAAGATAAGTGGCATGGTTTCAAAAATCTCGACGCGGATTGGGCAATGATCGACCCGGTCAAAGTCAGCATCCTGGCTCCAGGCATTAAAGTGGACGGTACGCTGGAAGATACCGGGGTACCGGCAGCATTGGTTAATGCCTGGTTAGCCCGCAACGGCATTGTGCCAACCCGCACCACCGACTTCCAACTGATGTTCCTGTTCTCTATGGGGGTGACCAAAGGGAAATGGGGTACCCTACTGGAAGCGCTGCTGTCCTTTAAACGTCATTATGACGCCAACACCCCGCTGTCCGAAGTGCTGCCGGATCTCGCCGCAAAATACAGCGCGGAGTATGGCGCCCTGGGCCTGAAAGATCTCGGCGATAAGATGTTTGCCTTCCTGAAACAAGATGACCTCGGCAAGTTGCTTAACCAGGCCTATGACGCTCTGCCAACACCGGTATTAACACCGCGTGCCGCGTACCAAAAACTGGTTCGCTACGACGTTGAACCGGTCAGCCTTAAGGACCTGCATGGCAGGATAGCAGCCAATGCGGTTCTTCCTTACCCACCCGGCATTCCTATGCTGATGTCCGGTGAGAAGTTCGGTGAACGCGTGGGCGACAAGGAAAGTGCGCAAATTGCCTACCTGCTCGCATTGCAAAAATGGGATGACACCTTCGCAGGGTTTGAACACGAAACCGCAGGTATTACCATTACCGATAAGGGCGAGTACCAGGTGTTGTGTATTAAATCCTAA
- the hldD gene encoding ADP-L-glycero-D-manno-heptose-6-epimerase, translating into MIIVTGGAGMIGSNIIKALNDTGYRDILVVDNLKDGTKFANLVDLDIADYIDKEDFIANIIAGDDLGEIDAIFHEGACSSTTEWDGKYMMDNNYQYSKDLLHYCLEREIPFLYASSAATYGGREEFIEERQFEAPLNVYGYSKFLFDQYVREILPEAESQICGFRYFNVYGPREGHKGSMASVAFHLNGQINRGENPKLFDGSQDFKRDFIYVGDVAAVNLWFLKSGVSGIFNCGTGRAETFQAVADAVVDFHQKGAVENIPFPEKLKGRYQAFTQADLTKLRTAGYDAPFKTVAEGVKEYMAWLNRTA; encoded by the coding sequence ATGATTATCGTCACTGGTGGCGCCGGCATGATCGGCAGCAATATCATTAAGGCGCTGAATGACACAGGGTATCGCGATATCCTGGTGGTAGATAACCTGAAAGACGGCACCAAATTCGCCAACCTGGTCGATCTCGATATCGCCGACTATATCGATAAAGAAGATTTCATCGCCAACATCATTGCCGGTGACGATCTGGGCGAAATCGACGCCATCTTCCATGAGGGCGCCTGCTCTTCCACCACCGAGTGGGACGGCAAGTACATGATGGACAATAACTATCAGTACTCCAAAGACCTGCTGCACTACTGCCTGGAACGCGAGATCCCGTTCCTGTATGCCTCGTCTGCTGCCACCTACGGCGGCCGCGAAGAATTTATCGAAGAGCGCCAATTTGAAGCACCGCTGAACGTCTACGGCTACTCAAAATTCCTGTTCGACCAATATGTCCGTGAAATTCTGCCTGAGGCAGAATCACAGATCTGCGGCTTCCGTTACTTCAACGTCTACGGCCCGCGCGAAGGCCACAAAGGCAGCATGGCCAGCGTGGCGTTCCACCTGAACGGCCAGATCAACCGTGGCGAGAACCCAAAACTGTTCGACGGCAGTCAAGACTTCAAGCGTGACTTCATCTACGTCGGCGACGTGGCGGCAGTGAACCTGTGGTTCTTGAAAAGCGGCGTATCCGGCATCTTCAACTGCGGCACCGGCCGTGCGGAAACCTTCCAGGCGGTCGCCGATGCCGTGGTCGACTTCCACCAGAAAGGTGCGGTAGAAAACATTCCGTTCCCGGAAAAACTGAAGGGTCGCTACCAGGCATTCACTCAGGCCGACCTGACCAAACTGCGCACTGCCGGCTATGACGCACCGTTCAAAACGGTCGCCGAAGGCGTGAAAGAGTACATGGCCTGGTTGAACCGCACCGCTTAA